In the genome of Chloroherpetonaceae bacterium, one region contains:
- the ftsY gene encoding signal recognition particle-docking protein FtsY, whose product MGFFDAFKLSRLKEGLKKTRENLSGKIARLVKGKTKIDDEFLEELEQILIAADVGVQTTLKIVEAVAARAKKERYMSEEELQKMVRSEIQKMLIDARQTTLVDFDAPIPHKPYVIMIVGVNGVGKTTTIGKLAHHYKQAGKSVLIAAADTFRAAATEQLEIWAERAGVPIVAHGQGGDPSAVVFDAISSALAKKTDIVLIDTAGRLHNKTHLMEELAKIKRVIKKKLPSAPDEVLLVLDGSTGQNALNQAKEFTKVVEVTGLVLTKLDGTAKGGVVIAISNELNIPVKYIGVGEQIDDLQIFDREKFAEALFE is encoded by the coding sequence ATGGGTTTCTTTGATGCCTTTAAGCTCTCTCGTCTGAAGGAGGGACTAAAAAAGACGCGCGAAAATCTTTCAGGGAAAATTGCGCGCCTTGTAAAGGGCAAAACTAAGATTGATGATGAATTTCTCGAAGAGCTTGAGCAAATTCTTATTGCTGCTGATGTAGGCGTGCAAACCACGCTCAAGATTGTAGAAGCGGTCGCAGCGCGCGCTAAAAAAGAGCGCTATATGAGCGAAGAAGAGCTGCAAAAGATGGTGCGCAGTGAAATTCAAAAAATGCTGATTGATGCACGCCAAACCACGCTGGTAGACTTTGATGCCCCAATTCCTCACAAACCCTACGTGATTATGATTGTGGGCGTCAATGGTGTGGGCAAAACGACAACGATTGGCAAGCTGGCACATCACTACAAGCAAGCGGGCAAGTCGGTGCTAATAGCTGCAGCGGATACGTTTCGTGCGGCAGCGACTGAACAGCTCGAGATTTGGGCAGAACGCGCAGGCGTGCCGATTGTGGCGCACGGTCAAGGCGGTGACCCCAGTGCGGTGGTCTTCGATGCAATAAGCTCTGCACTGGCTAAGAAAACTGACATTGTGCTGATTGATACGGCAGGACGCCTGCACAACAAAACGCACCTAATGGAAGAGCTGGCAAAAATCAAACGCGTAATCAAGAAGAAATTGCCGTCGGCACCTGATGAAGTCCTGCTGGTGCTCGACGGCTCAACAGGACAAAATGCCCTGAACCAAGCCAAAGAATTTACCAAAGTCGTAGAGGTTACTGGACTGGTGCTCACCAAGCTCGATGGCACGGCGAAAGGCGGTGTCGTGATTGCTATTTCAAATGAACTGAATATCCCCGTCAAATACATCGGTGTCGGTGAGCAAATTGATGACCTGCAAATTTTTGACCGAGAGAAGTTTGCCGAAGCGCTGTTTGAATAA
- a CDS encoding PAS domain S-box protein, protein MRILHLEPNLSDAALTLLTLKTAFPDATLERLSSLQELSEELDELQADVVISEYQLEDGTAEQAIKLLRQKFPLVPFIVFSSVRETAIALKMLEKGASDYVFKEHRQHLASAIEEALQRTAAFKPKNAEKPEESADSARPAAAQQANTPSQVASEASTVLPNRVPEPETSTPPESSLLASIASLQASLAEKLPLSDAAPPLETIPHTDLTAHSSTPAPTISTSGHAADAAVAESPNSETLEVSARTQDAETNPPFLEVPTAHAADSPFLEMPTAPVTESPFSGESPTAAEGLSLSSEMLTSKSPSPEVSSATALDPPFIDESSAGVPESPTADEASTPTSIEEKTAEDWASSEALPAKESVKPAPSVETVGQAEQVALSADRAIDFRAIVEQLSDTVVLIDQAGIIHYASLSVETTFGCKVSELQGKNVLDFIHPDDRPIARDRLEEVVENKLDLSQQSLEVRLFPKNGLRRVVAVRARNELQNPAIRAIILAVRDITERRQQSEIRRVQARVLELLASGASLQDAMTELCLAVEAYLGDVLCSVLLIENNRLRMCAAPSLPDEYNKQVDGIAIGMNRGSCGTAAYLKTRVITEDVETDPFWEDYRDLVRPYGLRACWSTPILNNATREVIGTLALYSTEPRRPDSMELEFVEATVNVISLAIQRARMQEQLKVSEERLRAMIDAAPIGVFSCMLSGRFIEVNPAFCQMVGYTEDELLELTFQDITHPDDLSISVESDEKLLRGEVPHYTLQKRYLHKNGQPVYVRVRTGLARHADGSPAYLVSQVEDITEVTQTAKALEESNAKLSMILRSINDGVFRFRVYPNRDFEYDFFSPSCEKVFGFTPEEMLQDKFLWMNNVYADDRKHAIEEAYAKIFEGESITREYRFHRKDGALRWLESTLSPQFDAEQDCWIVVGVARDITERKDIESALAQSEEQYRTLVSHSKDGVYLVQEMKFVFANHSLLRLLGRSSEELIGCDVLEVIAPEDRHTILELAQQFEKQTRISGEYEVRLLHKSGRRITAIVTVATTLYQGLPAAIGTVKDITEKKEFEQALRQSEAELKAIFNSIPYSITLCDRELIVRAQNQNAFEVAKSLSSTPLRIGDPILQWLETAEEQSYARKELEAVLAGETRFFEAPLLRQGKKHWVEVRITPVRDVQNQIMGICIVAANITERKQAEEKLRFQAQVLEQMREAVLAIDAQGYISFANRAAEAFHGVTRGEMIGRRSEEVMRYKYLSKTARQEAKAALEQAGAWQGEVIYQSHHSGTERIVSLSLAKLQGRDEKSSGLLCVLEDVTEQRKAEVALAQSQAQLREIVENNPVVLFSLNALGVFSLAIGKGLEKLGYDSHSLIGKSVYQLFSRNTVFLADIAKALSGESLSNQAAFEECFFEYHLSPLYDERKKVVGVLGVALDNTQKHYAELEREALQAKLIQAQKMEALGTLTGGIAHDFNNLLAAISGNLELLKMLIGERTDLATPVARAESATNRAIAITRQLLGFARQNNFSPKPLSINAVIESTLTIMEHTLDKRINIRKSLAPDLPLIYGDENQLQQVFVNLAVNAADALMPSRLDSGEAFIAFTTALLQDKQSPLFRTLDKDKDYVHIQVSDNGIGISAELQKKIFEPFFTTKEVGKGTGLGLS, encoded by the coding sequence ATGCGCATACTCCACCTCGAGCCCAATCTCTCCGATGCAGCCCTAACCCTGCTAACCCTGAAAACTGCGTTCCCCGATGCGACTCTGGAACGGCTCTCGTCTCTGCAAGAACTAAGCGAGGAATTAGATGAGCTCCAAGCCGATGTGGTGATTTCGGAGTATCAATTGGAGGATGGCACGGCAGAGCAAGCAATTAAGCTGCTGCGCCAGAAGTTCCCACTTGTGCCGTTCATCGTGTTCTCTTCGGTGCGAGAGACCGCCATAGCACTAAAAATGCTCGAGAAAGGCGCATCGGATTATGTATTCAAAGAGCACCGACAGCACTTAGCAAGTGCAATTGAGGAAGCACTGCAGCGAACAGCAGCCTTCAAGCCCAAAAATGCAGAAAAGCCCGAAGAGTCAGCTGACTCTGCCCGTCCAGCGGCAGCGCAGCAGGCTAACACGCCAAGTCAGGTCGCTAGTGAAGCTAGCACTGTTCTGCCAAACAGAGTGCCTGAACCTGAAACATCTACGCCACCAGAATCCTCACTGCTGGCATCTATTGCATCGCTGCAAGCCTCTCTGGCTGAAAAGTTGCCACTTTCTGACGCTGCACCTCCGCTTGAGACCATACCTCACACTGACCTAACGGCACACAGTAGCACGCCAGCACCGACAATTTCCACATCAGGGCACGCAGCAGACGCAGCGGTGGCAGAGTCGCCAAACTCGGAAACTTTAGAGGTATCAGCACGCACCCAAGACGCAGAGACAAATCCGCCATTCTTAGAAGTGCCCACTGCCCACGCAGCCGATTCACCCTTTTTGGAAATGCCTACTGCGCCCGTCACAGAATCGCCGTTTTCTGGTGAGTCGCCCACAGCCGCAGAAGGCTTGTCACTTTCGTCCGAAATGCTCACATCCAAGTCACCCTCGCCAGAAGTGTCAAGTGCGACCGCGTTAGACCCGCCCTTCATTGATGAATCAAGTGCGGGCGTTCCTGAATCACCGACCGCTGACGAAGCCAGCACACCGACTTCGATTGAAGAAAAAACAGCTGAAGACTGGGCTTCTTCGGAGGCGTTGCCTGCAAAAGAAAGTGTTAAGCCTGCCCCATCTGTGGAAACCGTAGGTCAAGCAGAGCAAGTGGCGCTGTCAGCCGATAGAGCGATAGATTTTCGTGCAATTGTTGAACAGCTATCTGATACTGTTGTGCTAATTGACCAAGCAGGCATAATTCACTATGCCAGCCTATCAGTAGAAACTACTTTTGGCTGCAAAGTCAGTGAGCTGCAGGGCAAAAATGTATTGGACTTTATTCACCCTGACGACCGCCCGATTGCGCGCGACCGTTTGGAAGAAGTGGTAGAAAACAAACTGGATTTGTCGCAGCAGTCGCTTGAAGTGCGCTTGTTTCCAAAAAACGGATTGCGGCGTGTGGTGGCGGTGCGAGCGCGCAATGAGCTGCAAAATCCCGCAATTCGTGCCATCATCCTTGCCGTGCGCGATATTACGGAGCGGCGGCAGCAAAGCGAAATTCGCCGTGTGCAGGCACGCGTGTTAGAGCTCTTGGCAAGCGGTGCGTCGCTGCAAGATGCGATGACCGAACTATGCCTTGCGGTGGAGGCCTATTTGGGTGATGTGCTCTGCTCCGTCCTGCTGATAGAAAACAATCGACTGCGGATGTGTGCAGCGCCCAGCTTGCCTGATGAGTACAACAAGCAAGTTGATGGTATCGCGATTGGAATGAACAGAGGCTCTTGCGGCACGGCAGCCTACCTCAAAACGCGAGTGATTACCGAAGATGTGGAGACTGACCCTTTCTGGGAAGATTATCGCGACCTTGTGCGTCCCTACGGTCTACGCGCCTGCTGGTCGACACCGATTTTGAATAACGCCACACGAGAAGTGATTGGCACGCTGGCGCTCTATTCCACAGAGCCACGTCGCCCTGACTCAATGGAACTGGAGTTTGTTGAGGCTACTGTCAATGTCATCAGCCTTGCAATTCAGCGGGCGAGAATGCAAGAGCAGCTCAAGGTCAGTGAGGAACGCTTGCGCGCAATGATTGATGCAGCACCAATTGGTGTGTTTAGCTGTATGTTAAGCGGTCGGTTTATTGAAGTCAATCCAGCATTCTGTCAGATGGTTGGTTATACCGAAGATGAGCTGCTTGAGCTGACTTTTCAAGATATTACGCATCCAGACGACCTCTCCATTTCTGTCGAGAGCGATGAAAAACTGCTGCGTGGTGAAGTGCCGCACTACACCTTGCAAAAGCGATACCTGCACAAAAACGGTCAGCCTGTTTATGTGCGTGTGCGCACGGGTTTAGCGCGCCATGCCGACGGTAGCCCTGCCTATCTGGTATCTCAGGTTGAAGACATCACCGAAGTAACGCAGACAGCAAAGGCACTGGAAGAGTCCAATGCCAAGCTCTCTATGATTCTAAGGAGTATCAACGATGGCGTGTTCCGATTTCGGGTGTATCCAAACCGTGACTTTGAGTATGATTTCTTCTCGCCTTCTTGCGAAAAGGTCTTTGGCTTTACACCTGAAGAAATGTTGCAGGATAAGTTTTTGTGGATGAATAATGTCTATGCAGATGACAGAAAGCACGCCATAGAGGAAGCGTATGCAAAGATTTTTGAAGGCGAGTCTATCACACGGGAGTATCGCTTTCATCGCAAGGACGGGGCACTGCGCTGGCTGGAAAGCACCCTCTCACCACAATTTGATGCAGAGCAAGACTGCTGGATAGTTGTGGGCGTAGCGCGTGACATCACGGAGCGGAAGGACATTGAAAGCGCATTAGCGCAATCTGAAGAGCAATATCGCACGCTTGTAAGCCATAGCAAAGATGGCGTATATCTCGTGCAAGAAATGAAGTTCGTCTTTGCTAACCATTCTTTGCTAAGGCTGCTTGGGCGAAGCAGCGAAGAACTAATTGGCTGTGATGTGCTGGAAGTAATTGCACCCGAAGATCGCCACACTATCTTGGAGCTGGCGCAGCAATTCGAAAAGCAAACGCGCATATCAGGCGAGTATGAAGTGAGGCTGCTGCACAAAAGCGGTCGGCGTATTACAGCAATTGTAACAGTTGCGACCACGCTTTATCAAGGTCTCCCTGCTGCGATTGGCACGGTCAAGGACATCACCGAGAAAAAAGAGTTCGAGCAAGCGCTACGCCAGTCCGAAGCAGAACTAAAAGCTATTTTCAACAGCATACCATACAGCATTACGCTGTGCGACCGTGAGCTGATTGTGAGAGCGCAAAATCAGAATGCATTTGAGGTTGCAAAATCACTCAGCAGCACACCCCTTCGCATCGGAGACCCCATCTTGCAGTGGTTAGAAACGGCAGAAGAACAAAGCTATGCCCGCAAAGAGTTAGAAGCTGTGCTGGCAGGTGAGACACGATTCTTTGAAGCGCCGCTGCTGCGACAAGGTAAAAAGCACTGGGTCGAGGTAAGGATAACGCCTGTGCGCGATGTGCAAAATCAAATTATGGGTATCTGTATTGTAGCGGCAAACATCACAGAGCGAAAGCAAGCTGAGGAGAAATTGCGGTTTCAAGCACAGGTCTTGGAGCAAATGCGTGAAGCCGTGTTGGCAATTGATGCGCAAGGCTACATTAGCTTTGCCAACCGTGCAGCTGAAGCCTTTCACGGTGTAACGCGAGGTGAGATGATTGGGCGACGGAGCGAGGAAGTGATGCGCTACAAGTATCTGAGCAAAACGGCGCGTCAAGAAGCAAAAGCCGCTTTGGAGCAAGCGGGGGCGTGGCAAGGCGAAGTGATTTACCAGAGCCATCACAGCGGAACAGAACGCATTGTCTCACTGTCGCTAGCAAAACTACAGGGTAGAGATGAAAAATCCAGTGGATTGCTCTGCGTGCTGGAAGATGTAACTGAGCAGCGAAAGGCAGAGGTCGCACTTGCCCAGTCGCAAGCGCAACTGCGTGAAATTGTGGAAAACAACCCTGTGGTGCTCTTTTCACTCAATGCCTTAGGCGTCTTCTCGCTGGCAATTGGGAAGGGCTTAGAAAAATTGGGTTATGACTCGCACTCACTCATTGGCAAATCAGTCTATCAGCTGTTCTCCCGCAACACGGTGTTCCTTGCCGATATTGCAAAAGCCCTGTCGGGCGAGAGCCTAAGCAATCAAGCAGCATTTGAAGAGTGCTTCTTTGAGTATCACCTATCGCCACTCTATGATGAACGGAAAAAAGTGGTGGGCGTCTTAGGGGTAGCGCTCGACAACACGCAAAAGCACTACGCAGAGCTTGAGCGTGAAGCGTTACAGGCTAAGCTAATTCAGGCACAAAAGATGGAAGCCTTAGGCACACTCACAGGCGGCATTGCACATGACTTCAATAATTTACTAGCTGCCATCTCGGGTAATCTCGAGCTGCTAAAAATGCTCATCGGTGAGCGCACAGATTTAGCGACGCCAGTCGCACGTGCAGAATCTGCGACCAACCGCGCTATTGCTATCACGCGTCAGCTCTTGGGCTTTGCGCGCCAGAATAACTTTTCGCCCAAGCCCCTCTCTATCAATGCGGTGATTGAAAGCACCCTCACCATTATGGAACATACGCTCGACAAACGCATCAACATTCGAAAATCCCTTGCTCCAGACTTGCCCCTCATTTACGGCGATGAAAACCAATTGCAGCAAGTCTTTGTTAATCTTGCCGTTAATGCAGCCGATGCACTAATGCCATCACGGCTGGATAGCGGTGAAGCGTTTATCGCCTTCACAACTGCACTTTTGCAGGATAAGCAAAGTCCTCTTTTCCGCACATTGGATAAAGACAAGGACTATGTGCATATCCAAGTATCAGACAACGGTATTGGAATTTCCGCAGAGCTGCAGAAGAAGATTTTTGAACCGTTCTTTACGACAAAAGAGGTTGGGAAAGGCACAGGATTAGGTTTATCTAT